The sequence GACGACGATTTCAAGAAGAAATTCGACATCATCGAACAGGAATACGCGCGGCGTTACTTCCGTGTCGCGCTCGAAAGGGCGCGGCAGTTTCAGACGGCATTGAACGCGTCGAACGGGACGCCGCCGGTGTCGTTTTATCTGGTCGGAGCCGACTGCCGGGAAACACTCGACGGCGCCGTCCTGATCAAAACTAAGAAGGACCGATGGAAGATGATCTTCAGCGCCGAATCGTTCGAGCGGTCAAACGGGGACAAGGTCTCGGCCGACGAAGTCCGAAAGACGATCTTTTCTATGGGTGACGGCGTCGTCTCGTTGCGTTCGCTAAAGGCGCAAAACACTGGAAGTCCAAAAACGCTGCCGGTGGCGGACGAGGTCTATCAATGTGAGTCGCACGGACGACTCATCACCAATCCGGCGATTCAGGACCGTTTGTTTGCTTTGCTATTCGGAAACGCGGCGATAAAATAGAAACTCGGCGGTGTTTCAGGCCGGCAGAATGAATCGCAATGATTAAAAACCTTCTCAGCGCAGACGAACAACCGGCAGAAGTTCCCGTTGAAAATGAAACTCCGGCCACAGTCCCGATGTCGCTATTCTCGCTAGCCGCGGTGACGGAGGAGTTGCCGGCCGAGGTCGAATCGAAACCGTTTGATTCGGATCCGGCGATTGAACCGGATCCGGCTTACGATGCAAACGAATGGAACGAGGCGGCAACGACGAAGGATCACGAGCCGGCGATTGTCATCGCGCCGTTCAAGGAGCCGTCGAAGGTCGAAACAATTCGCCGCAGCGGCCTCGCTTGGTCGGCCGGCGTCGTGTTTTTCGGATCGGTCGTTTTCACCCTCATACTCGGATGGCTGGTCGATCTCCTTCTCGGCTCGTCCCCGTGGGGAATCGTCGGCGGAATCGTGTTGGGATCGATCATCGGATTCGTTAATTTTTTCAGGATCACTTCACAGATCTTCAAGAATGGCTGAGATAACTGAAAGATGAAAGTTGCAGCGCTATCTGTTCTCAACTGTCCATTCTTAGTTTTTCAACCAATCCCGTCCTAAACGTTTTTTGAAAACTGGGTCATTTTAGCAGATAAAAAAATAGAGAAAGTGGTTTTTCTCAATGATTTCCTGAATTGATTCGGGCTATCGTTGAGTTGAAACAAAAACAACACCTTCTCTTATGGAAAAAATAACATTATTTGCGCAGATCGTCACCCGTTTGGATCGTTTTGGATTCGACCGGATTGTCCGAAAGCACCAGACCGACAAGCAGCAAAGGGTTATGACAGCTGGACGCATCTGATCTCGATGCTGTTTTGCCAGTTCGCAGAGCCAGTCGGTCCGCGACATCAGCAACGGGCTTCGGTCGGCGACCGCAACCTGAATCATCTCGGTGTGCCAAGGCACCGTCGGTCGCGGTCAGTTACCAGACAATCGCGACTGGCGCATCTTCAGGATTACTATTTTCATCTGCTCGATCTTTTAGGACAGCAGAAGACCCACCGGAAGATAAAGTTCAGGATCAAATCGAAGATTCTGCTGCTCGATTCGACGACGATCAGTTGTCTGGACTTGTTCGACTGGGCGCATTACAAGCGGCAAGGGCGCGGTCAAGCTGCCCATTGCTCGATGGGCGGATTGCCGGTTGAACGTCACAACGGGCAAAACAGGCGATAACAAGGGGCTTACGCATTCCTCTGATCCCGGGAAGCGTCGTCGTCGCCGACCGTTTCTACGCCGATCTTTATTTGCTCAACGTTGGGACAGCAGCGGCGTTAAGTTCGTCGTCCGGCACGGAGAACCTCAATACACGGTTCTGAAGGAGAATGAGACGCCGTCCGATTCGCCTGTTCGGGCGGACCAGATCATCGAGTTCGCCGTTCCGAAATCGAAGCAACGCTATCGAAGAAGCTTCGCCGGGTGGTCGTCTGGAATGAAGAACACCAACAGGGATCGAACTATTGACGAATAATTTTACGGTCGGCAAACACGATGGCCTAAGAGCCGCTGGCAGATCGAGATCTTCTTCGAGATCAAACAGCTGCTTCATATCAAATCGTTTATCGGCACGACTCTAAACGCCGTGATGATTCAGCTGGACCGGCTGATCACGATTCTGCTTTTGAAATATCTGAAAGCAAAGGCAAAATATAAATGGCATTTATCGAATTTAGTGGCATTTATTCGGCTGAATATGTCATAGTTTGCACATTGGCTCGACGACCCGTTCACGGCCGTCCAAAGCAATTAATTTGAACCAGGGGGTTCTTTTCAAATCCGACGCCTGAGAACGCGTCACAACCAATGTTTCAGGCCGGTCGGAATCCGGAATGAAAACGTTTAGGACAGCATTGTTTTTCAACTATTGATATCAACTATCCGCTATCAGTTTTCAACTATTCCGAAAAGGGAAAGCTCCGGAATAGCTGAAAGTTGATAGCTGAGAGATGAAAGTGGCAGTATTGGATAACTGAAAGAAAGATGAAAACTGCAATATCAACTGTCCACTATCGGTTTTCAACTTTGTACGGAACATTCTCCCCGCCCGAATTGAGTTTTTCCGGTTAAGTTTGTAAAATTCTTGTTTCGCCATGAGCGAAAATTCCAACACGTACGAACAAGAGCCACCGAATCTTTCGCACCGACGCATTCTGATCCTGATGGCGGCGGTGATCGTGTTGGGAACGGCGCTTGGTTTTTTGTTTCGTTCACCGCGTTTCGGTGCGGGGATTCTGGTCGGCGGGATTTTGGCGGAAGTCAATTATTACTGGCTGAAACAGGCGCTCGGCGGGATTTTTGAAAAGGCGATCCGCGACGGGAAGAAGCCGAAGTTTTTGATCGGCGGATATCTTTTGCGCTACGTTTTTCTGGCGCTGGCGCTGGTCATCATTTATTTGACCAACGCCGTCGAGTTCGCCGCGGTGCTTGCCGGACTCGTGAGTCTCGCGGTCGCCGTTACGATCGAGGGTATAATACGTTTGTTTTTAATCGCTTTTAATAGAAAGGAAATTTGAAAATGCTTTTGTTTTCAGAGGGCGGACATCACACTCCGCTGATCGTCGAATTTGTAAATCACTATCTTGGAAAGCCGGCTTACGAGTTCCAAATGGCCTATACGAAGCCGTTATGGGACAAGTTGTTCGCGAAGTTCGGAACCAGCGCCGAGACGATGTTCGGGCCGTACACCGTCGAGAACGCGATCCCTTGGTATTCGATAATGTTCGTCATCGCCTGTATCCTGACGATGATCGTCATCTCGATCATGAAAGGCAAGTTGTCGTCGGAAGACCCGAAGCCGGGCCAGTTGACGCTTGAAGCGGGTTTCCTCGCGATCAGAGATATGATCGTCAACGTCGTCGGAGAACACGGATTCAAGTACTTTCCGGTCATCGCGACATTCAGCACGCTGGTTTTGATCTCCAATCTGATGGGGCTTTTCCCGATGTTTATGGCGCCGACTGCGCATATCAGCGTTACGTTCGCACTCGGCATCTCGTCGTTCATCTACTACAACTCGGTCGGTATCCGCGAAAACGGCATCGGCAAGCATCTCGGCCACCTAGCGGGGCCCAAGCTTCCCGGAATAATGGCGCTCATCATCACGCCGTTGATCTTCAGCATCGAACTGATCTCGAACCTGATTCGCCCGTTGACGCTCTCGATCCGACTTTTCGCCAATATGTTCGCCGATGAGCAGATCGCGATGCAGATCTCGAATCTGTACGCGCCGTTCACCCAGTTTCTGCTGCCGGTCGCGCTTTTGCCGCTGGCAGTCTTCGTCGCTTTCGTCCAGACGCTCGTGTTCACGCTGCTTTCGATGATCTACATCAGCGAAGTGACGCACGGCGATCACGGTCACGACGACGAGCATCACGCCGAAGAATCGCACGCGGAAGTCGCGGTTGCGGCTTAGTTTTCGGCGGATTGAAAAGGATTCGGGCGTTTTTGCCCGAGGTTGGCAGGTTGAAAATTCGCACTTTATAGCAGTTAGAGCCCGCACGCTACAGGAGCCTTGACTCGACGCGAGTATAAATCAAGCGCATACCGGAAGTGAGGCGAAATCATAAACCACCGCGGATTTTCGCTATGGCCTGTCGTAAATTAAACAAAACACAGGAGATAAGAAAATGAATAAAATGAAATACGTAGTTTTTGCGACGATGCTTCTGGCGCTGATGTCTGTCTCGGCCTTCGCGCAGGGCGGTGCGGCCGACAACGAACAGACCGTGTTGGCTTACAAGGCCATCGGCGGCGGCATCGGATTCGGATTGGTCGCCGGTTTGGCGGCTATCGGCCAGGGGCTCGTCGGCTCGCGCGCGGCTGAAGGCGCGGCACGCAATCCGGGCGCGGCCGGAACGGTTCAGACGCTGATGATCATTGCGCTGGCGCTCATCGAATCGCTCGTGCTTTTCGCGCTGCTGATCGTTTTCGTCAAACTTTAATCAACGGTTTCGACCGAAGTCTCGCGGACGAAGTTTGAAAAAGCTTTGTCCGCGATTTTTCTTTGAACTATACTGAATCCCGGATGCGAAAAAGGAAACCTGCGAACGAATTTCGCGTTTTCTAACTCTAAGATTCTATGCTTGACCAATTTGTCGGAAAAGTTTTGGCGGAAAAATACCGGATCGATTCGGTGATGCGGGACACCGATCTCGGCCGCATCTATCACGGCACGCATCTGCTGATGGATAAAAACGTCGCGGTCAAGGTCCTTTCGCCGGCGCTGGCGGTGGACGAAAGCATCGTCAATCGCTTTTCCCGCGAGGCGCGTGCCGTTTCTAACATTTCGCATCCGAATTTGCTCAACGTCACCGACTTCGGCTCAGACGCCGACGGAACCGTCTTTATCGTTTTCGAGGACGCCGACGGACAGACGTTGCGCAAGTTGCTCGCGCACGGCGAGGAGTTTTCCGCGACGCGTGCCGTGAAGATCGTGCGGCAAGTGGCGTCCGCGCTTTCGGCCGGTCATATCAAGGGACTAGTTCACCGCCATCTGACGACCGACAATATCCTCGTCAACCAGGACGACGAGGTGAAACTTCTCGACCTCGGTGCCGGCAGCGAACCAGTCGACGGCGAGTACACGACCGACCGCATCCGTTATCTTTCGCCCGAGCAATGCGCCGATCCGTCGAACGGCGACGAGCGCTCGGACATCTACAGCCTCGGTGTGATCTTTTACGAAATGCTCGCCGGCGAGACGCCGTTTCAGGCCGAAAACACGAACGAGCTGATGCTCAAGCACGCCCAGGAACCGCCGCCGCCGCTGACGGCGTTTCGCAAGGACCTTCCGCCCGAGATCGAGCCGGTGATCCTGCAGACGCTCGCGAAAAATCCGGATATGCGTCATCAGACCGCCGTCGAACTGATCGACGATCTGAATCGCGCGTCGCGCGGATTCGTTGCGGCCCCGGCAAACGAGCGCGCGGAACCCGGGTCACCGAACAATATCTGGAAGACGGCATTCGTCGTTCTCGCCGGCATCTCTTTGCTTTCAGCCGGCCTGATCTGGGCGACTTCCGGCCGCAAGACCGATCCGTCAACGTACCAGTCGGACGCGAATGCGATGCCGGTTCAGCCGATCGGTCCGGCGACCGGGATGAACGAACAGGGACTTTCGAACATCGCCCAGGTTCCGCTCGATTTTTCCAATTCAAATATGATGCTAACCGCGCCGGACACTCTTTCCGGCGGCACGAGCAATCCGTTGTGGGATCAGAATTACGTTCCGCAAGGACCGGTTTACATCCCGCCGGCCGGAAATCAGGTAACCGTCGGACCGTGCGATCCGAACAATCCGTTTATGCCGTGCGACACGGTCGTCGTTCAGCAGCCTTCGAACACGGCGACGAACACGACGCCGTCGCCGAAGCCGACTAAGTCGCCCGCAGCGAACACCGCCGCGACGCCGGCCGCGACCGAGACGCCGAAACCGCAGCCTTCTCCGACCGTTGCTCCGGCCAAGACTCCGCAAACGAAGCCGTCGGAGCAAAAGACTCCGGCGTCATCGACCAAGAAGATCGAGAGCGGGAAAACGCAAGACAGCCGATAGGGAATTGGGAATTGGGATTTGGGATTTCGGATTTGTGAGTTTCCAGAGACCGCGGGTGACTTCCAAATAGGAGTTCACGTATTCCGGGTCCCGATCCTGAATCCGAGACGAGACAATGCCTTTCAGCGCTTTATACGGACTACTCGCGAGATTGCGTGAACGACTTTTCGATAAGGGCGTTTATCGCTCCCATTCGCTCGGGGCGCCGACGATCAGCGTCGGCAACATCACCGTCGGCGGAACCGGGAAAACGCCGTTCGTTGCGTTTGTCGCCGAGTTTCTGGCCTCACGGGGCGAACGGGTCTGCATCATCTCACGCGGCTATAAACGCGAAAACGAGCGCTCCTGCGTCATCGTCTCCGATGGCGAAAGCATTCTCGCCGATGCGCGGAACGCCGGCGACGAACCGCTGGAACTCGCGATAAATTTGCGCGGAAAGGCGTCCGTTATCGTCGACGCCGATCGGATCAGGGCCGCGGCACGCGCACTTGACGCTCTCGCTCCGACGGTGTTCGTGCTCGACGACGCGTTTCAGCATTTTCGTGCGAAACGGGACCTCGACATCGTCTTGATCGACGCGACCAATCCGTTCGGAAATCGGAAAACACTGCCCTTCGGCATTCTGCGCGAAGCGCTTTCGGGCTTGGAACGCGCCGGAATGATCGTCGTTTCACGCGCCAATCTCGTTTCAAATGAACGGTTGGAACGGATCGTCGACGAAATTCGAAGTCTCTCGAATTGTCCGATCTTCGCTTCGCGGAACACGTTCTCGGGATTTCGGGCCTTGAATCGCGAATCCGTCGAACGGGATTCGGGAGCGAACTGTTTCGCGTTCTGCGCGATCGGGAATCCGGAGAATTTTTTCGATCAGATGCGCGCGGAAGGTTTCAAGATCGTCGGGACGAAGGCCTATCCCGATCACCATTACTACTCGGCCGGAGATATCGCTGCGATCGCTTCCGAAGCCCGGTCCGCCGGCGCTGACACGGTTGTGACAACCGCAAAGGACGCCGTAAAACTGGTCGGTCTCGAATTTCCGATCCCTTGCGTGGTTGCCGAAAACCGTTTGAGTTTCGACGACGAAGAGCGATTCGGTGAAATTCTTCTCGGGGTCACGCGTGAACGCGTTACTCTTGCGTGAGTTATCGTTTGTTCGTTGTCTGGATCAGTCGGTCGAGCTTGTTCTGCGCCTGGCCGCTGTCGATCGCTTGTTCCGCGAGACGCGCGGCGTGGATTGGGTCCTTGGCGATGCCGCCGATGACGAGCGCCGCGGCGGCGTTGAGAACGATCAGCGAACGGGCCTCGTCGCGGCGTTTGCTGCTCAGGACATCCCGGATGATCGCCGCGCTTTCATCTGCGCTGTGGGTCCGAAGATGTTCGATGCTGCCTTCCTTGAGTTTGAAGTCGGCCGGCGAGATCTGGAATTCCCGTAGTTTGTTGCCGGTGATCTCGACGGCCGATGTCGGGCCGGAAAGCGTCAGTTCGTCGAGCCCGTCAGAGCCGTGAACGACCCACGAGCGCTCGGTTCCGAGCAGCGCCAGCGCCTGCGCGATCGGCCGCACGAGCGACGGATGCCAGACTCCGAGCAACCGTCTCATCGGGTTCGCCGGATTCGCCAAAACGCCCAGAAGATTAAGCGAGGTTCGAATCCCGAGCGCGCGGCGGATGTCGCCGACTCGGCGGAGCGCCGGATGAAACTTCGGGCCGAACATAAAACAGATTCCCGCGCCGCTCAAACTGGTCTGCGCAACCTCCGGCTCGCTCGCAACTTTCACCCCGAGTTTGGCGAGCACGTCGGCGCTTCCCGTACGGCTCGTGACCGCGCGGTTGCCGTGCTTCGCCACGGTCAGTCCCGCACCGGCGGCGACGAACGCCGCGGCGGTCGAAACGTTGAAGGTCTTTGCCGGACTCGAACCGGTGCCGGTGATATCGATCAGGTTCTTTTGCCGCGCCGTGATCTTGACGGCCCGCTCACGCATCACGCGGGCCATCCCGGCCAGTTCCTCGAACGTCTCGCCCTTGGCGGCAAGCGCGACGAGGCATCCGGCGACCTGGGCCGGGTTGGCGTCGGGAGCGGTCAAAGCCCGGAAAAACTCGCTCGCCTCGTCAAACGACAGATCCTCGCCGCGGGTCAAACGGCTGAGAAATGGAAACAATGGCGTGTCCGCCTTGGCGTTGGTGGCACCGACTGGAACGTCGAGAAGCCATCCGGATTTCGGCATATAAGCAATTCTACGCGGGAAGAGGGAAAGTTGAAACAGCGAAGCATCGGAAGCAGTCGCGGGTGAAACCGCTAATCTCTACTATCTCAAAGATTTAGAAAGTTTTGCAAGAGTTTTTTGCCTTCCTTCGTCAGGATCGACTCGGGATGAAACTGAACGCCTTCGATCGGAAACCTGCGATGCCTGAGTCCCATTATCAGGCCGTCCGGAGAAGTCGCCGAGACCTCGAGACAATCGGGCAGGGTTTCGCGTTCGACAACGAGCGAATGATAGCGCGCAGCGCGAAATCGATATGGCAGATCATCGAAGATTGTCTTCCCGTCGTGACAGATCTCGACCGGTTTTCCGTGAACCGGTTCGGGCGCGCGGATCACGCGTCCGCCGAAAACCTGGCCGATCGCCTGATGTCCGAGACAGACGCCGAGGATCGGGACGCTCTCGCCGAGCATCTTTATTGTCTCAAGCGAAACGCCGGCTTCGTCGGGCGTTCCGGGGCCGGGCGAGATGAGTATTTTCTCGGGCTTGAGATCGCTGACGATCTCGTCGAGCGTCACCTGATCGTTGCGGCGGACCTCCATCGCCGCGCCGAGTTCAC is a genomic window of Acidobacteriota bacterium containing:
- a CDS encoding AtpZ/AtpI family protein produces the protein MIKNLLSADEQPAEVPVENETPATVPMSLFSLAAVTEELPAEVESKPFDSDPAIEPDPAYDANEWNEAATTKDHEPAIVIAPFKEPSKVETIRRSGLAWSAGVVFFGSVVFTLILGWLVDLLLGSSPWGIVGGIVLGSIIGFVNFFRITSQIFKNG
- a CDS encoding DUF4372 domain-containing protein; translation: MEKITLFAQIVTRLDRFGFDRIVRKHQTDKQQRVMTAGRI
- a CDS encoding ATP synthase subunit I, coding for MSENSNTYEQEPPNLSHRRILILMAAVIVLGTALGFLFRSPRFGAGILVGGILAEVNYYWLKQALGGIFEKAIRDGKKPKFLIGGYLLRYVFLALALVIIYLTNAVEFAAVLAGLVSLAVAVTIEGIIRLFLIAFNRKEI
- the atpB gene encoding F0F1 ATP synthase subunit A, whose product is MLLFSEGGHHTPLIVEFVNHYLGKPAYEFQMAYTKPLWDKLFAKFGTSAETMFGPYTVENAIPWYSIMFVIACILTMIVISIMKGKLSSEDPKPGQLTLEAGFLAIRDMIVNVVGEHGFKYFPVIATFSTLVLISNLMGLFPMFMAPTAHISVTFALGISSFIYYNSVGIRENGIGKHLGHLAGPKLPGIMALIITPLIFSIELISNLIRPLTLSIRLFANMFADEQIAMQISNLYAPFTQFLLPVALLPLAVFVAFVQTLVFTLLSMIYISEVTHGDHGHDDEHHAEESHAEVAVAA
- a CDS encoding ATP synthase F0 subunit C encodes the protein MNKMKYVVFATMLLALMSVSAFAQGGAADNEQTVLAYKAIGGGIGFGLVAGLAAIGQGLVGSRAAEGAARNPGAAGTVQTLMIIALALIESLVLFALLIVFVKL
- a CDS encoding protein kinase; protein product: MLDQFVGKVLAEKYRIDSVMRDTDLGRIYHGTHLLMDKNVAVKVLSPALAVDESIVNRFSREARAVSNISHPNLLNVTDFGSDADGTVFIVFEDADGQTLRKLLAHGEEFSATRAVKIVRQVASALSAGHIKGLVHRHLTTDNILVNQDDEVKLLDLGAGSEPVDGEYTTDRIRYLSPEQCADPSNGDERSDIYSLGVIFYEMLAGETPFQAENTNELMLKHAQEPPPPLTAFRKDLPPEIEPVILQTLAKNPDMRHQTAVELIDDLNRASRGFVAAPANERAEPGSPNNIWKTAFVVLAGISLLSAGLIWATSGRKTDPSTYQSDANAMPVQPIGPATGMNEQGLSNIAQVPLDFSNSNMMLTAPDTLSGGTSNPLWDQNYVPQGPVYIPPAGNQVTVGPCDPNNPFMPCDTVVVQQPSNTATNTTPSPKPTKSPAANTAATPAATETPKPQPSPTVAPAKTPQTKPSEQKTPASSTKKIESGKTQDSR
- the lpxK gene encoding tetraacyldisaccharide 4'-kinase, with product MPFSALYGLLARLRERLFDKGVYRSHSLGAPTISVGNITVGGTGKTPFVAFVAEFLASRGERVCIISRGYKRENERSCVIVSDGESILADARNAGDEPLELAINLRGKASVIVDADRIRAAARALDALAPTVFVLDDAFQHFRAKRDLDIVLIDATNPFGNRKTLPFGILREALSGLERAGMIVVSRANLVSNERLERIVDEIRSLSNCPIFASRNTFSGFRALNRESVERDSGANCFAFCAIGNPENFFDQMRAEGFKIVGTKAYPDHHYYSAGDIAAIASEARSAGADTVVTTAKDAVKLVGLEFPIPCVVAENRLSFDDEERFGEILLGVTRERVTLA
- the trpD gene encoding anthranilate phosphoribosyltransferase; this encodes MPKSGWLLDVPVGATNAKADTPLFPFLSRLTRGEDLSFDEASEFFRALTAPDANPAQVAGCLVALAAKGETFEELAGMARVMRERAVKITARQKNLIDITGTGSSPAKTFNVSTAAAFVAAGAGLTVAKHGNRAVTSRTGSADVLAKLGVKVASEPEVAQTSLSGAGICFMFGPKFHPALRRVGDIRRALGIRTSLNLLGVLANPANPMRRLLGVWHPSLVRPIAQALALLGTERSWVVHGSDGLDELTLSGPTSAVEITGNKLREFQISPADFKLKEGSIEHLRTHSADESAAIIRDVLSSKRRDEARSLIVLNAAAALVIGGIAKDPIHAARLAEQAIDSGQAQNKLDRLIQTTNKR
- a CDS encoding aminodeoxychorismate/anthranilate synthase component II, producing the protein MLLVIDNYDSFTYNLVQYLGELGAAMEVRRNDQVTLDEIVSDLKPEKILISPGPGTPDEAGVSLETIKMLGESVPILGVCLGHQAIGQVFGGRVIRAPEPVHGKPVEICHDGKTIFDDLPYRFRAARYHSLVVERETLPDCLEVSATSPDGLIMGLRHRRFPIEGVQFHPESILTKEGKKLLQNFLNL